The following coding sequences are from one Ctenopharyngodon idella isolate HZGC_01 chromosome 17, HZGC01, whole genome shotgun sequence window:
- the LOC127498599 gene encoding LOW QUALITY PROTEIN: claudin-20 (The sequence of the model RefSeq protein was modified relative to this genomic sequence to represent the inferred CDS: deleted 1 base in 1 codon) — MASTGTQIFAFVLALLGILGATVATLLPNWKVSADVGSNIITAISQMQGLWMDCTWYSTGMFSCTLKYSVLALPAYLQTARTTMVLSCVLAALGLCLASLGLKCTRWGGDGRAKRHAAMAAGTCFLASGFLCLVPASWYTNEVIVSFLDVNVPESNKFEPGGAVYVAFVSSGFLFVGGSIFCLSCSGKRHGPQDLILLPPDKLLLQQQQQLLQQQQQQEQLQHQYCSLSPLDNKTGYSLQDYV, encoded by the exons ATGGCGTCCACAGGCACGCAGATCTTCGCCTTCGTGCTGGCATTGTTAGGCATCCTAGGTGCCACGGTGGCCACGTTACTGCCCAACTGGAAGGTGAGCGCGGATGTCGGTTCGAACATCATCACTGCCATCTCGCAGATGCAGGGGCTGTGGATGGACTGCACCTGGTACAGCACGGGCATGTTCAGCTGTACGCTAAAATACTCTGTGCTGGCGCTGCCCGCATACCTGCAGACGGCACGCACCACTATGGTGCTTTCATGCGTGTTGGCAGCACTGGGATTGTGTTTGGCCTCTTTGGGTCTGAAGTGCACTCGGTGGGGCGGT GACGGCCGTGCTAAACGCCACGCTGCCATGGCAGCCGGCACCTGCTTTCTGGCCTCTGGCTTCCTCTGCCTCGTTCCCGCCTCCTGGTACACAAACGAGGTGATTGTCAGTTTCCTTGACGTCAATGTGCCCGAAAGCAACAAGTTTGAGCCAGGCGGCGCCGTCTACGTAGCCTTCGTCTCGTCTGGTTTCCTTTTCGTGGGTGGATCCATTTTCTGTCTATCCTGCTCGGGTAAGAGACACGGCCCCCAGGATTTGATACTTCTCCCTCCAGACAAACTCCTCttgcagcagcaacaacaattgctgcaacaacagcagcaacaggAGCAGCTCCAGCACCAGTACTGCTCCCTCTCTCCGCTGGACAACAAGACCGGCTACAGCCTGCAGGACTATGTATAA